The Actinopolyspora erythraea genome has a segment encoding these proteins:
- a CDS encoding histone-like nucleoid-structuring protein Lsr2: MAQKVTVQLVDDLDGGEADETVEFALDGVSYTIDLSNENAAELREALSGFLASARRAGGRKKPGPKAGSSRSSSASSGGSTSADREQNQAIREWARKRGMKVSDRGRIPADIVAEYHKAH, translated from the coding sequence ATGGCGCAGAAGGTAACTGTTCAGCTGGTGGATGACCTGGACGGTGGGGAGGCAGACGAAACGGTCGAGTTCGCGTTGGACGGCGTCTCGTACACCATCGACCTTTCCAACGAGAATGCGGCCGAGCTCCGGGAGGCCCTGAGTGGCTTTCTGGCCAGCGCGCGGCGTGCCGGCGGACGCAAGAAGCCGGGGCCGAAAGCGGGTTCCTCGCGTTCGTCCTCGGCTTCGTCCGGTGGTTCCACGAGCGCGGATCGTGAGCAGAACCAGGCGATCCGGGAATGGGCTCGCAAGCGGGGTATGAAGGTTTCGGATCGCGGTCGCATCCCCGCCGATATCGTTGCCGAGTACCACAAGGCGCACTGA
- a CDS encoding ABC transporter substrate-binding protein — protein sequence MSEVTRTRRELLRTALVAAGALPVLGLTACGGESETGDSGGGTGGTRTVEHAMGETEITGTPKRVVALDATFTSAVMALDTNVVGYTTFGGRGKLPEYLGRDREEYGSQAQRVGSLSQPSTEKIFGRDPDLILSAKVRHEELYGQLSEVAPTVFSRTTGATWKENLLLTGRALGKEETARTRLDEYERRARAIGDSIRSKVGHNPTMSVVRFAGEPTVRLYSADSFPGTVQRDTGLARPEGQPTGDGIAVNLSQERIPELDAEHIFVTVYPDEAGDAAETRKTFESNPLWGKLTGKEHVVDDITWMTSVGIHGAHAILDNLADAFGVDPAR from the coding sequence ATGTCGGAAGTCACACGGACCAGACGCGAGTTGTTGCGAACGGCGTTGGTCGCGGCGGGGGCGTTGCCCGTGCTCGGCCTGACCGCCTGCGGTGGCGAATCGGAAACCGGGGATTCGGGCGGCGGAACCGGTGGTACGCGGACCGTCGAGCACGCGATGGGCGAAACCGAGATCACCGGGACTCCGAAGCGTGTGGTGGCGCTGGACGCCACCTTCACCAGTGCCGTGATGGCGCTGGACACGAACGTCGTGGGATACACCACCTTCGGCGGCCGCGGGAAGCTGCCCGAGTACCTGGGGCGGGACCGCGAGGAGTACGGCTCCCAGGCACAACGCGTGGGAAGCCTGAGCCAACCCTCCACTGAGAAGATCTTCGGGAGAGACCCCGACCTGATCCTGTCGGCGAAGGTACGGCACGAGGAGCTCTACGGGCAGCTGTCCGAGGTGGCCCCCACCGTGTTCAGCCGCACCACCGGAGCGACGTGGAAGGAGAACCTACTGCTGACCGGCCGCGCGCTGGGCAAGGAGGAGACGGCCCGGACCAGGCTGGACGAGTACGAGCGACGTGCGAGGGCGATCGGCGACAGTATTCGCTCGAAGGTGGGGCACAACCCGACGATGTCGGTCGTGCGGTTCGCGGGTGAACCGACCGTGCGGCTCTACAGCGCCGACTCGTTCCCCGGAACGGTGCAGCGGGACACCGGCCTGGCTCGCCCCGAGGGGCAGCCCACCGGGGACGGGATCGCGGTCAACCTCAGCCAGGAGCGGATCCCGGAACTGGACGCGGAGCACATCTTCGTGACGGTCTACCCGGACGAGGCCGGCGATGCGGCCGAGACCAGAAAAACTTTCGAGTCCAACCCGCTGTGGGGCAAGCTCACCGGGAAGGAGCACGTGGTCGACGACATCACCTGGATGACGTCGGTGGGAATCCACGGCGCACACGCGATCCTCGACAACCTCGCGGACGCGTTCGGCGTGGATCCGGCACGGTAA
- a CDS encoding FecCD family ABC transporter permease: MSRSLASGDPSGSDSASSHAARGEEASSDAERRQDTRPGGTARDSAPPLNRLNSRRRRRLLGIVVLCGLLLLSCALSILVGAKLIPPNAVFEALVATSSTENNVIIYELRVPRTIAGVLAGSSLGLAGALMQGYTRNPIAGPSVLGITQGAGLAVVLAVFTLGITGMLGFIWFSFGGALVSALAVFVIGSIGRGGATPVALALAGAAISALLQALTSALVLLDRQSLDTYRFWKVGSIAVSDMGLIQRVLPFLLLGLLLGLASAPGLNALSLGDDMAAALGHNVARSRAIGVAAIAVLVGGAVALCGPISFVGLIVPHIARYFAGPDHRWLLPFAALGGACLVLLADLVGRVVARPSEIQVGVMLAMIGAPFFIALVRRRRLMRL; encoded by the coding sequence TTGAGTCGCAGTTTGGCCTCGGGCGACCCGTCCGGTTCGGATTCCGCTTCGTCGCACGCCGCTCGCGGCGAGGAGGCCTCCTCCGACGCGGAGCGGCGGCAGGACACCCGCCCTGGCGGGACGGCGCGCGACTCCGCGCCACCGCTGAACCGGTTGAACTCACGACGGCGCAGGAGACTGCTGGGGATCGTCGTGCTGTGCGGCCTGCTGCTGCTCAGCTGCGCGCTGAGCATCCTCGTCGGGGCCAAGCTCATACCGCCGAACGCGGTGTTCGAGGCGCTGGTGGCGACGTCCTCGACCGAGAACAACGTGATCATCTACGAGTTGCGCGTCCCGCGCACCATCGCCGGAGTCCTCGCCGGTTCCTCGCTGGGGCTGGCCGGAGCGCTCATGCAGGGCTACACCCGCAACCCCATCGCCGGCCCCAGTGTGCTCGGAATCACCCAGGGGGCCGGGCTGGCGGTGGTGCTGGCCGTGTTCACGCTGGGAATCACCGGCATGCTCGGGTTCATCTGGTTCAGCTTCGGCGGAGCCCTGGTCAGCGCGCTCGCGGTGTTCGTGATCGGTTCGATCGGGCGGGGAGGTGCCACCCCCGTGGCCCTGGCGTTGGCGGGAGCGGCGATCAGCGCGCTGCTGCAGGCGCTGACCTCGGCACTGGTGCTGCTGGACCGGCAGAGCCTGGACACCTACCGGTTCTGGAAGGTCGGCTCCATCGCGGTCTCCGACATGGGGCTCATCCAGCGCGTGCTGCCGTTCCTGCTGCTCGGGCTGCTGCTGGGGCTGGCCAGCGCCCCGGGGCTCAACGCGCTCTCGCTCGGCGACGACATGGCGGCGGCGCTCGGCCACAACGTGGCCAGGTCCAGAGCGATCGGGGTGGCCGCCATCGCGGTGCTCGTCGGCGGTGCGGTGGCCCTGTGCGGACCGATCAGCTTCGTGGGGCTCATCGTGCCCCACATAGCCAGGTACTTCGCCGGTCCCGACCACCGCTGGCTGCTTCCGTTCGCCGCTCTCGGCGGAGCCTGCCTGGTGCTGCTCGCCGACCTGGTCGGACGGGTCGTGGCCCGTCCTTCGGAGATCCAGGTCGGGGTGATGCTGGCGATGATCGGCGCCCCCTTCTTCATAGCTCTGGTACGGCGCAGGAGGCTGATGCGGCTGTGA
- a CDS encoding FecCD family ABC transporter permease: protein MTESVRVPATAPAVRVRERKPLRIGPLSTVLRPRPLLVLLGGLVALVVVFACDLALGDYPISPLGVLRTLLGGGDAGERLVVLQLRLPRALTGLLVGAALGLSGAITQAVVRNPLASPDLLGVTSGAGAAATAVIVTSGTLGGISGAVAAFGLPLIALLGGVVTAVLVALLAYRGGVDSFRLVLVGIGMNALTVNATLWLLTIGETQDAGRAMVWLTGSLNARDWDNVVPVGLALLVLVPLTLLGCHALGALQFDDDTVRELGVRVNVARGALLLSAAVLASLATAAAGPIAFVALATPQIALRMAGVARPPLVASMVLGALLVVAADLISRTMFGSLQLPVGVVTAVLGAPYLIYLLVHRYREVHT from the coding sequence GTGACGGAATCGGTGCGAGTCCCCGCGACGGCCCCGGCCGTGCGCGTGCGGGAACGCAAACCGCTGCGCATCGGCCCACTTTCCACGGTGCTGCGTCCCAGGCCGCTGCTGGTGCTGCTGGGCGGTCTGGTGGCACTGGTGGTGGTGTTCGCCTGTGACCTGGCGCTCGGTGACTATCCGATCTCCCCGCTGGGAGTGCTGCGGACCCTGCTCGGCGGAGGTGACGCCGGGGAGCGGCTCGTGGTGCTGCAGCTGCGACTGCCGCGCGCGCTCACCGGGTTGTTGGTCGGTGCCGCGCTCGGACTGTCCGGCGCGATCACGCAGGCGGTGGTGCGCAACCCGCTGGCCAGTCCGGACCTGCTCGGCGTCACGAGCGGTGCCGGGGCGGCCGCGACCGCGGTGATCGTCACCTCGGGAACGCTGGGTGGGATCAGCGGTGCCGTCGCCGCTTTCGGCCTGCCGTTGATCGCCCTGCTGGGCGGGGTGGTCACGGCCGTGCTGGTCGCGCTGCTGGCCTACCGGGGCGGGGTGGACTCGTTCCGGCTGGTGCTGGTCGGCATCGGGATGAACGCGCTGACGGTCAACGCGACCCTGTGGCTGCTGACCATCGGTGAGACCCAGGACGCCGGGCGCGCCATGGTGTGGCTCACCGGCAGCCTCAACGCCAGGGACTGGGACAACGTGGTGCCGGTCGGACTGGCCCTGCTGGTGCTGGTGCCGCTGACGCTGCTCGGCTGTCACGCGCTGGGGGCGCTCCAGTTCGACGACGACACGGTTCGCGAACTCGGAGTGCGCGTCAACGTGGCGCGGGGCGCACTGCTGCTGAGTGCCGCCGTGCTCGCCTCGCTGGCCACCGCGGCGGCCGGGCCGATCGCGTTCGTCGCGCTCGCCACGCCGCAGATCGCGCTCCGCATGGCCGGCGTCGCGAGACCTCCACTGGTCGCCTCGATGGTGCTGGGAGCCCTCCTCGTGGTGGCGGCCGATCTGATCTCGCGCACCATGTTCGGCTCGTTGCAGCTGCCGGTCGGGGTGGTCACGGCCGTGCTCGGCGCCCCCTACCTGATCTACCTGCTCGTCCACCGGTACCGGGAGGTTCACACATGA
- a CDS encoding ABC transporter ATP-binding protein produces MTASHTANDTVAHTDVESPGGRGVSEDARNRLCARDLSLGYGDRVVVDGLDLDVVDGTITGVIGPNGCGKSTLLRALGRLLQPKRGSVLLDGEPIHRMSTKEVARRLGLLPQSPVAPEGLCVADLVARGRHPHQAWYRQWSSDDESAVAEALALTGIDDLADRSVDELSGGQRQRAWLSMALAQGTDLLLLDEPTTYLDLSHQVDVLELIGRLHVESGRTVVMVLHDLNLAARYADRLVAMSEGRIAAQGAPEEVLTERLLHEVFDLRARVIPDPVTGTPMVVPAGGRQSRGAEPDGVRTGTRWAG; encoded by the coding sequence ATGACCGCCTCGCACACCGCGAACGACACGGTCGCGCACACCGACGTCGAGTCCCCGGGCGGGCGCGGCGTCTCCGAGGACGCGCGGAACCGGCTGTGCGCCCGCGACCTGTCGCTGGGTTACGGCGACCGCGTGGTGGTCGACGGGCTGGATCTGGACGTCGTCGACGGCACCATCACCGGCGTGATCGGACCCAACGGCTGCGGCAAGTCCACGCTGCTGCGCGCGCTGGGCAGGCTGCTGCAGCCGAAGCGGGGCAGCGTGCTGCTCGACGGCGAGCCGATCCACCGGATGTCCACCAAGGAAGTGGCGCGTAGGCTGGGACTGCTGCCGCAGTCCCCGGTCGCCCCGGAAGGGCTCTGCGTCGCCGACCTGGTCGCCAGGGGCAGGCATCCGCACCAGGCCTGGTACCGACAGTGGTCGAGTGACGACGAGTCGGCCGTGGCGGAGGCGTTGGCGCTCACCGGCATCGACGACCTCGCGGACCGCTCCGTGGACGAGCTCTCCGGCGGACAGCGCCAGCGTGCCTGGCTGTCCATGGCGCTGGCGCAGGGAACGGACCTGCTCCTGCTGGACGAGCCGACCACCTACCTGGACCTCTCGCACCAGGTGGACGTGCTGGAGCTGATCGGCCGGTTGCACGTGGAGAGCGGGCGCACCGTGGTGATGGTGCTGCACGACCTCAATCTGGCCGCCCGCTACGCGGATCGGCTGGTGGCGATGTCGGAGGGCCGCATCGCCGCGCAGGGCGCCCCGGAGGAGGTACTCACGGAGCGGTTGCTGCACGAGGTGTTCGATCTCCGCGCCCGGGTGATTCCGGATCCGGTTACGGGTACACCGATGGTGGTCCCGGCCGGTGGCAGGCAGTCTCGGGGCGCGGAGCCGGATGGTGTCCGAACCGGGACACGCTGGGCCGGATGA
- a CDS encoding ATP-dependent Clp protease ATP-binding subunit produces MFERFTDRARRVVVLAQEEARMLNHNYIGTEHILLGLIHEGEGVAAKALESLGIALEGVRQQVEEIIGQGQQAPSGHIPFTPRAKKVLELSLREALQLGHNYIGTEHILLGLIREGEGVAAQVLVKLGADLNRVRQQVLQLLSGYQGKEPAEAGGRSEGTPSSSLVLDQFGRNLTQSARESKLDPVIGRDTEIERIMQVLSRRTKNNPVLIGEAGVGKTAVVEGLAQKIVKGEVPETLKEKQLYTLDLGSLVAGSRYRGDFEERLKKVLKEIKTRGDIILFIDEIHTLVGAGAAEGAIDAASILKPMLARGELQTIGATTLEEYRKNVEKDAALERRFQPIQVGEPSLDHAVEILKGLRDRYEAHHRVSITDSALSAAASLADRYINDRYLPDKAIDLLDEAGARMRIRRMTAPPDLREFDEKIAEVRRDKESSIDGQDFERAARLRDEEKQLITQKEERETQWKAGDLDVVAEVDDEQIAEVLANWTGIPVFRLTEEETSRLLRMEEELHKRIIGQEDAVKAVSQAIRRTRAGLKDPQRPSGSFIFAGPSGVGKTELSKSLAEFLFGDDDALVQIDMGEYHDRYTASRLFGAPPGYVGYEEGGQLTEKVRRKPFSVVLFDEIEKAHHEIYNTLLQVLEDGRLTDGQGRVVDFKNTVLIFTSNLGTADISKAVGLGFTAGNEQESNYERMKSKVNEEMKKHFRPEFLNRIDDVIVFHQLTEEEIIRMVDLLIGRVESALKSKDMSIELTSKAKRLVAKRGFDPVLGARPLRRTIQHEIEDKLSEKILFGEVEPGQIVIVDVDGWDEEGTEDQAQFTFRGEVKPSTVPDTPPVDLAGSSGSSSGEGSSSNQDDQSEGSGSSE; encoded by the coding sequence ATGTTCGAGAGGTTCACCGACCGCGCGAGGCGGGTGGTTGTCCTGGCCCAGGAGGAGGCCAGGATGCTCAACCACAACTACATCGGCACCGAGCACATTCTCCTGGGTCTGATCCACGAGGGTGAGGGTGTCGCCGCCAAGGCGCTGGAATCGCTGGGGATCGCCCTCGAGGGCGTACGCCAGCAGGTCGAGGAGATCATCGGCCAGGGCCAGCAGGCGCCCAGTGGTCACATCCCCTTCACCCCGAGGGCCAAGAAGGTTCTGGAGCTGTCGCTGCGGGAGGCGCTCCAGCTCGGGCACAACTACATCGGCACCGAACACATCCTGCTCGGCCTGATCCGTGAGGGTGAGGGCGTGGCCGCGCAGGTGCTGGTCAAGCTCGGTGCCGACCTCAACCGGGTCCGTCAGCAAGTGTTGCAGCTGCTGTCCGGCTACCAGGGCAAGGAGCCGGCCGAGGCCGGTGGCCGCAGCGAGGGCACGCCGTCCTCCTCCCTGGTGCTGGACCAGTTCGGCCGCAACCTCACGCAGAGCGCTCGCGAGTCCAAGCTCGACCCGGTGATAGGTCGCGACACCGAGATCGAGCGCATCATGCAGGTGCTCTCCCGCCGCACCAAGAACAACCCGGTGCTCATCGGCGAGGCCGGTGTCGGCAAGACCGCCGTGGTCGAGGGGCTCGCCCAGAAGATCGTCAAGGGCGAGGTCCCGGAGACGCTGAAGGAGAAGCAGCTCTACACGCTCGACCTCGGTTCGCTGGTCGCCGGTTCTCGGTACCGCGGTGACTTCGAGGAGCGCCTGAAGAAGGTGCTCAAGGAGATCAAGACCCGCGGCGACATCATCCTGTTCATCGACGAGATCCACACGCTGGTCGGTGCGGGTGCGGCCGAGGGGGCCATCGACGCCGCGAGCATCCTCAAGCCGATGCTGGCGCGCGGTGAGCTGCAGACCATCGGGGCCACCACCCTGGAGGAGTACCGCAAGAACGTCGAGAAGGACGCGGCGCTGGAGCGCCGTTTCCAGCCGATCCAGGTGGGCGAACCCTCCCTGGACCACGCCGTCGAGATCCTCAAGGGACTGCGGGACCGCTACGAGGCGCACCACCGCGTCTCCATCACCGACTCCGCGCTGTCCGCGGCGGCCAGCCTGGCGGATCGTTACATCAACGACCGGTACCTGCCGGACAAGGCGATCGACCTGCTGGACGAGGCGGGCGCCAGGATGCGCATCCGCCGGATGACCGCGCCGCCGGACCTGCGCGAGTTCGACGAGAAGATCGCCGAGGTCCGCAGGGACAAGGAGTCCTCCATCGACGGGCAGGACTTCGAGCGGGCCGCCCGGCTGCGTGACGAGGAGAAGCAGCTCATCACGCAGAAGGAAGAGCGCGAGACCCAGTGGAAGGCCGGTGACCTCGACGTGGTCGCCGAGGTCGACGACGAGCAGATCGCCGAGGTGCTGGCCAACTGGACCGGTATTCCGGTCTTCCGCCTCACCGAGGAGGAGACCTCCAGGCTGCTGCGCATGGAGGAGGAGCTGCACAAGCGGATCATCGGGCAGGAGGACGCGGTCAAGGCGGTCTCCCAGGCGATCCGTCGTACGCGCGCCGGGTTGAAGGACCCGCAGCGTCCCTCCGGCTCCTTCATCTTCGCGGGGCCGTCCGGTGTCGGCAAGACCGAGCTGTCCAAGTCGCTGGCCGAGTTCCTGTTCGGTGACGACGACGCCCTGGTCCAGATCGACATGGGTGAGTACCACGACCGCTACACGGCCTCCCGGCTGTTCGGCGCGCCCCCGGGGTACGTCGGCTACGAGGAGGGCGGTCAGCTCACCGAGAAGGTCCGGCGCAAGCCGTTCTCCGTGGTGCTGTTCGACGAGATCGAGAAGGCCCACCACGAGATCTACAACACGCTGTTGCAGGTCCTGGAGGACGGCAGGCTCACCGACGGTCAGGGTCGCGTGGTCGACTTCAAGAACACGGTGCTGATCTTCACCTCCAACCTGGGCACGGCCGACATCTCCAAGGCGGTCGGCCTCGGCTTCACCGCGGGCAACGAGCAGGAGTCCAACTACGAGCGGATGAAGTCCAAGGTCAACGAGGAGATGAAGAAGCACTTCCGTCCGGAGTTCCTCAACAGGATCGACGACGTGATCGTCTTCCACCAGCTCACCGAGGAAGAGATCATCCGGATGGTCGACCTGCTCATCGGTCGGGTGGAAAGCGCCCTCAAGAGCAAGGACATGTCCATCGAGCTCACCTCGAAGGCCAAGAGGCTGGTGGCCAAGCGGGGCTTCGACCCGGTGCTGGGCGCCCGGCCGCTGCGCCGCACGATCCAGCACGAGATCGAGGACAAGCTCTCCGAGAAGATCCTGTTCGGCGAGGTCGAACCGGGTCAGATCGTGATCGTCGACGTCGACGGCTGGGACGAGGAAGGCACCGAGGACCAGGCCCAGTTCACCTTCCGGGGTGAGGTCAAGCCCTCCACCGTTCCGGACACGCCGCCGGTGGACCTGGCCGGTTCCTCCGGCAGTTCCTCCGGGGAGGGGTCCTCGTCCAACCAGGACGACCAGTCCGAGGGATCCGGCTCCTCGGAGTGA
- a CDS encoding AfsR/SARP family transcriptional regulator — MLVAMLGPFRVHDGRGEPVELGGNRVRTLLARLALDVNRDVPARTLIDDLWGEAPPGGATNALHTLVSRSRRALSPVADLRLCSEGLGYALRADPDEIDLHRFERLAARGRDALREDRPVEAVEDLRAALELWRGDPLVDFRGATFAEVATTRLERLGRSALTDRIEAQLRLGGHADLLDELARLTSVHPLDEHLAELRIRALRAAGQRAEAVACYERLRRQLVEHLGTEPGDRLRELHLALLRDGSADGTSSSESSDFAQHGPLVSGPNGGAAPTGAAPPRPMSGFVGRERELSQLEHALREARLVTLFGPGGSGKTRLSVESASRITAQRVLFVELAPVRDGHDLSSAVLTGLGIRQAPRLDHGQPGGDSLPRLVETLASEPTLLVLDNCEHLVAAAAQLAERLLSRTPELRILATSREPLALPGEKLLPVGPLELPDDVEVAASSAAVRLFARRAAAARRDFELTEDNTAHVVEICRELDGMPLAIELAAARVRSMSPRRIAERLDDRFRLLTRGNRSAMSRHRTLRAVVEWSWELLTGPERVLARRMSVFAGSARVESVAEVCSGAGLVVGDVEELLADLVDKSLVEAVDEGTVMRYRMLETVRVFCAERLAAADETAPLGRSHAEHFLAFAETAAPLVHSREQLAWLARLDAEHDNTMRALRWALANSDAEVGIRLAAALNWYWSMNARHTELTERMRDVAALSGPAPAESRAVVELVSRLYEDSSGWSERLGASLEKLRETDAMSRYVYLGLLEPMVWLLTERLDEMADSLRRAAEHHEPWPNAAAHYARAMLAERRGEMSDGEQHADRAVAAFEEIGDRWGMAQAIASTADFHSLRGDHEGAIGKLTESVRVLRELRSPAELVPQLARIGMHRVRMGDLSGARSELDEAFRLVGKTPSSHRITVTYGRMELARAEGDIGAARRLVHHAEADLVALGSPPHPMMRDLLLSFRIRLLLDEGDVWGARELFGGVLGGEEVVPGRPMSAVLTEQLARLLLHEAEPEEAARMLGVAASLQGVLDRGDPDVREMCTRLRERLGDEEFEQLRASGAELSVVDCHAELRRVLGR; from the coding sequence GTGCTGGTAGCGATGCTCGGTCCGTTCCGGGTGCACGACGGCCGGGGCGAACCGGTCGAGCTGGGCGGTAACCGGGTGCGCACCCTGCTGGCGCGCCTGGCGTTGGACGTGAACCGCGACGTGCCCGCGCGAACGCTGATCGACGATCTCTGGGGCGAAGCCCCACCCGGTGGCGCCACCAACGCGTTGCACACTCTGGTCTCCCGGAGCAGGCGGGCGCTGAGCCCGGTGGCCGATCTGCGGTTGTGCTCCGAAGGGCTCGGCTACGCGCTGCGGGCGGATCCGGACGAGATCGACCTGCACCGCTTCGAACGGCTGGCCGCCCGCGGCCGGGACGCACTGCGCGAGGACCGCCCGGTGGAGGCGGTCGAGGATCTGCGGGCCGCGCTGGAGCTCTGGCGCGGCGATCCGCTGGTCGACTTCCGCGGTGCCACCTTCGCCGAAGTCGCCACCACCCGCCTGGAACGGCTCGGACGCTCCGCGCTGACCGACCGGATCGAGGCCCAGCTGCGACTCGGCGGTCACGCGGACCTCCTCGACGAGCTCGCGCGGCTCACCTCCGTACATCCGCTGGACGAGCACCTCGCGGAACTGCGCATCCGCGCGCTGCGAGCGGCCGGGCAGCGGGCCGAAGCCGTGGCCTGCTACGAACGGTTGCGCCGACAGCTGGTCGAGCACCTCGGAACCGAACCGGGCGACCGGCTGCGCGAGTTGCACCTCGCCCTGCTCCGGGACGGAAGCGCGGACGGGACGAGCTCCTCGGAGAGCTCGGACTTCGCCCAGCACGGGCCGTTGGTTTCGGGCCCGAACGGCGGAGCGGCTCCGACGGGCGCGGCGCCGCCGAGGCCGATGAGCGGTTTCGTGGGACGGGAGCGGGAACTGTCCCAGCTGGAACACGCGCTGCGCGAGGCACGTCTGGTGACCCTGTTCGGACCCGGTGGATCGGGCAAGACCAGGCTCTCGGTCGAGAGCGCCTCCCGGATCACCGCGCAGCGGGTGCTGTTCGTGGAACTCGCGCCGGTGCGTGACGGGCACGACCTCTCCTCGGCGGTGCTGACCGGCCTGGGGATCCGGCAGGCGCCCCGGCTCGACCACGGGCAGCCGGGAGGCGACTCGTTGCCCCGGTTGGTGGAGACGCTGGCATCCGAACCGACCCTGCTTGTCCTGGACAACTGCGAGCATCTCGTCGCGGCGGCCGCGCAGCTGGCCGAACGGCTGCTGAGCCGTACTCCTGAACTGCGGATACTGGCCACGAGCAGGGAACCGCTGGCACTGCCGGGTGAGAAGCTGCTCCCGGTGGGACCGTTGGAGCTCCCCGACGACGTCGAGGTGGCGGCTTCCAGCGCGGCCGTACGGCTCTTCGCGCGGCGCGCCGCCGCCGCGCGGCGGGACTTCGAGCTCACCGAGGACAACACGGCCCACGTCGTGGAGATCTGCCGTGAACTGGACGGTATGCCGTTGGCGATAGAGCTCGCCGCCGCGCGGGTCCGTTCCATGAGCCCCCGCCGGATCGCCGAACGGCTCGACGACCGGTTCCGGCTGCTCACCAGGGGAAACCGGTCCGCCATGTCCCGCCACCGCACGCTGCGCGCGGTGGTGGAGTGGAGCTGGGAGCTGCTGACCGGGCCCGAGCGGGTACTGGCGCGCAGAATGTCGGTGTTCGCGGGCTCCGCGCGCGTCGAATCCGTGGCCGAGGTGTGTTCCGGTGCCGGACTGGTGGTCGGGGACGTGGAAGAACTCCTAGCCGACCTGGTGGACAAGTCCCTCGTGGAAGCAGTCGACGAGGGTACGGTCATGCGCTACCGGATGCTGGAGACCGTGCGGGTCTTCTGCGCCGAACGGCTGGCGGCCGCCGACGAGACCGCGCCCCTGGGCCGCAGCCACGCCGAGCACTTCCTGGCTTTCGCGGAGACGGCGGCCCCACTCGTCCACTCGCGCGAGCAGCTGGCCTGGCTGGCACGCCTGGATGCCGAACACGACAACACGATGCGCGCGTTGCGGTGGGCGCTGGCGAACTCCGACGCCGAGGTCGGTATCAGGCTGGCCGCGGCGCTCAACTGGTACTGGTCGATGAACGCGCGCCACACCGAGCTCACCGAGCGGATGCGTGACGTGGCCGCGCTGTCCGGACCGGCTCCTGCGGAGAGCCGCGCCGTGGTGGAGCTGGTCAGCAGGCTCTACGAGGACTCCTCCGGTTGGTCGGAACGGCTGGGCGCGTCGCTGGAGAAGCTGCGCGAGACGGACGCCATGTCGCGTTATGTGTACCTGGGGTTGTTGGAGCCGATGGTCTGGTTGTTGACGGAGCGACTGGACGAGATGGCGGACTCGCTGCGGCGGGCGGCCGAGCACCACGAGCCGTGGCCCAACGCCGCCGCCCACTACGCGCGGGCGATGCTGGCCGAGCGTCGTGGCGAGATGAGCGATGGTGAGCAGCACGCGGACCGGGCGGTGGCGGCTTTCGAGGAGATCGGCGACCGCTGGGGCATGGCCCAGGCGATCGCGAGCACGGCCGACTTCCACTCACTTCGGGGGGATCACGAGGGCGCGATCGGGAAGCTGACCGAGTCCGTGCGCGTGCTGCGCGAGTTGCGCTCCCCGGCCGAGCTGGTTCCCCAGCTGGCCCGCATCGGGATGCACCGGGTGCGCATGGGGGATCTTTCCGGTGCCCGCTCAGAGCTGGACGAGGCCTTCCGGTTGGTGGGCAAGACTCCCTCCAGTCACCGCATCACCGTCACCTACGGGCGGATGGAGCTCGCCAGGGCCGAGGGCGACATCGGTGCGGCCCGGCGGTTGGTGCACCACGCCGAGGCGGACCTCGTGGCACTCGGCTCTCCGCCGCATCCGATGATGCGCGACCTGCTGCTGTCGTTCCGGATCCGACTGCTGCTCGACGAGGGGGACGTGTGGGGTGCGCGTGAGCTTTTCGGGGGAGTCCTCGGTGGAGAGGAGGTCGTGCCGGGCAGACCGATGAGCGCGGTGCTGACCGAACAGCTGGCCCGGTTGCTGCTCCACGAGGCCGAGCCGGAGGAGGCGGCGCGGATGCTCGGAGTGGCGGCTTCCCTGCAGGGGGTGCTGGACCGGGGAGATCCCGACGTGCGCGAGATGTGCACCCGGTTGCGGGAACGGTTGGGTGATGAGGAGTTCGAGCAGCTCCGCGCGAGTGGAGCTGAGCTGTCCGTTGTGGACTGCCATGCCGAGCTGAGGCGCGTGCTCGGCCGCTGA